From Diceros bicornis minor isolate mBicDic1 chromosome 8, mDicBic1.mat.cur, whole genome shotgun sequence, a single genomic window includes:
- the TBC1D14 gene encoding TBC1 domain family member 14 isoform X3, translated as MEYEDKAGRPSKPPSPKQNVRKNLDFEPLSTTALILEDRPANLPAKPAEEAQKHRQQYEEMVVQAKKRELKEAQRRKKQLEERCRLEESIGNAVLTWNNEILPNWETMWCSRKVRDLWWQGIPPSVRGKVWTLAIGNELNITHELFDICLARAKERWRSFSTGGSEVENEDAGFSAADREASLELIKLDISRTFPNLCIFQQGGPYHDMLHSILGAYTCYRPDVGYVQGMSFIAAVLILNLDTADAFIAFSNLLNKPCQMAFFRVDHGLMLTYFAAFEVFFEENLPKLFAHFKKNNLTPDIYLIDWIFTLYSKSLPLDLACRIWDVFCRDGEEFLFRTALGILKLFEDILTKMDFIHIAQFLTRLPEDLPAEEFFASIATIQMQSRNKKWAQVLTALQKDSREMEKGSPSLRH; from the exons ATG GAATATGAAGACAAGGCTGGACGACCTAGCAAGCCACCCTCTCCAAAGCAGAATGTGAGGAAGAATCTTGATTTTGAGCCACTTTCCACCACTGCACTCATCCTGGAGGACAGACCAGC AAATCTCCCGGCTAAACCAGCTGAAGAAGCTCAGAAACACAGACAGCAGTATGAAGAAATGGTGGTTCAGGCCAAAAAACGAG AGCTAAAAGAAGCTCAGCGGAGGAAAAAGCAGCTGGAAGAAAGATGCAGATTagaagaaagcattggaaatgcTGTCCTTACTTGGAATAATGAGATTTTGCCTAACTGGGAAACAAT GTGGTGCTCTAGAAAAGTTCGAGATTTATGGTGGCAGGGAATCCCTCCCAGTGTGAGAGGCAAAGTCTGGACCTTAGCCATTGGTAACGAGTTAAACATCACCCACG AactctttgacatctgtcttgCCCGAGCCAAGGAGAGGTGGCGGTCCTTTAGCACAGGAGGCTCTGAAGTGGAGAATGAAG ATGCCGGTTTTTCAGCAGCAGACAGAGAAGCCAGTCTGGAGCTTATTAAACTGGACATTTCTAGAACGTTTCCTAATCTCTGCATTTTCCAACAA GGTGGTCCATATCATGACATGTTGCACAGCATTTTGGGCGCTTATACTTGTTACCGACCGGATGTGGGTTAT gtTCAGGGCATGTCTTTCATAGCTGCAGTGTTGATCTTGAACTTGGATACTGCAGATGCCTTCATTGCTTTTTCTAATCTTTTGAATAAACCCTGTCAAATGGCGTTTTTCCGAGTGGACCATGGCCTT ATGTTGACTTATTTTGCTGCATTTGAGGTATTCTTTGAAGAAAATTTGCCGAAATTATTTGCTCATTTCAAGAAAAACAACTTAACTCCAGACATCTACCTAATTGATTG GATCTTTACCTTATATAGTAAATCTTTGCCCCTTGATCTGGCCTGTCGTATATGGGATGTGTTCTGTCGTGATGGGGAAGAGTTTCTGTTCCGCACGGCCCTGGGCATCCTGAAGCTGTTCGAGGACATCCTGACCAAGATGGACTTCATTCACATAGCCCAGTTCCTGACGAGGCTACCTGAAGACCTGCCTGCAGAAGAATTCTTTGCTTCCATTGCTACAATTCAGATGCAAAGTCGAAACAAGAAGTGGGCTCAG GTACTGACTGCATTGCAGAAGGACAGCCgggaaatggagaaaggaagccCATCTCTCAGACACTGA